The proteins below are encoded in one region of Scomber japonicus isolate fScoJap1 chromosome 2, fScoJap1.pri, whole genome shotgun sequence:
- the slc25a4 gene encoding ADP/ATP translocase 1 — protein sequence MSDAVISFMKDFLAGGVAAAISKTAVAPIERVKLLLQVQHASKQITVDKQYKGIMDCVVRIPKEQGFISFWRGNLANVIRYFPTQALNFAFKDKYKKIFLGGVDQKTQFWRYFAGNLASGGAAGATSLCFVYPLDFARTRLAADIGKGSAEREFTGLANCISKIFKTDGLKGLYLGFNVSVQGIIIYRAAYFGCFDTAKGMLPDPKNTHIVVTWMIAQTVTAVAGLISYPFDTVRRRMMMQSGRKGADIMYKGTMDCWKKIMKDEGSKAFFKGAWSNVIRGMGGAFVLVLYDEIKKYT from the exons ATGTCGGACGCGGTGATTAGTTTTATGAAGGACTTTTTGGCTGGTGGCGTTGCCGCTGCCATCTCCAAAACAGCTGTCGCTCCCATTGAGAGAGTCAAGTTGTTGCTCCAG GTCCAGCATGCCAGCAAACAGATCACAGTCGACAAACAGTACAAGGGAATCATGGACTGTGTGGTCAGGATCCCAAAAGAACAGGGATTTATTTCCTTCTGGAGAGGCAACCTGGCCAACGTGATCCGTTACTTCCCCACCCAAGCCCTCAACTTCGCCTTCAAAGACAAGTACAAGAAGATCTTCCTCGGTGGTGTGGATCAAAAAACACAGTTCTGGCGTTACTTCGCTGGCAACCTGGCATCTGGCGGTGCCGCCGGTGCGACTTCTCTCTGCTTCGTCTATCCTCTTGACTTCGCCAGAACAAGACTCGCCGCCGACATCGGCAAGGGCTCAGCTGAGAGAGAGTTCACCGGTCTTGCAAACTGCATCAGCAAGATCTTCAAAACCGATGGCCTCAAGGGTCTTTACCTTGGATTCAACGTGTCAGTCCAGGGTATTATCATCTACAGAGCAGCCTACTTCGGATGCTTCGACACAGCTAAAG GTATGCTCCCAGATCCCAAGAACACACACATCGTCGTCACCTGGATGATTGCCCAGACTGTCACCGCCGTAGCTGGTCTTATCTCATACCCCTTCGACACCGTCAGACGTCGTATGATGATGCAGTCTGGACGTAAAGGAG CTGACATCATGTACAAGGGCACAATGGACTGCTGGAAGAAGATCATGAAGGATGAGGGATCAAAAGCATTCTTCAAGGGTGCCTGGTCCAACGTGATCAGAGGCATGGGTGGTGCCTTTGTGCTGGTGCTGTACGACGAGATCAAGAAGTACACATAG